The Pyrus communis chromosome 2, drPyrComm1.1, whole genome shotgun sequence genome includes a window with the following:
- the LOC137725043 gene encoding uncharacterized protein — translation MKSTFVIAPDEHFQGFYTNVPPSSHASSSPCLFSGLYSAKKTVNLAKLDYAALDITWKNYLTWVLDTKIHLEAGNLGDTIREENNSSSQDWVKAMIFIRRHLDEALKSKYVTVEDPFVGIPLLRKICWKKLSAYFIPLMCSSSNKVNAASLEVNATSSGCDNHKLGRGYKRGQWNRKGKNHGVQFHNQVPRHNSGLIFKNVNRHKGKAHINNTPRNSNKACHRCGGNGHWACTCRTPKHLVDLYQASFKEKGVETNFLDQARPMDIPDPVCDLSGQLNTTHLDVSDFTMEKGNEVYRSD, via the exons ATGAAATCAACATTTGTCATTGCACCAGATGAACATTTTCAGGGTTTCTATACCAATGTACCACCTTCGAGTCATGCTTCATCTTCTCCTTGCTTGTTTTCGGGACTTTATTCCG caAAGAAAACGGTGAACTTGGCGAAACTTGATTATGCTGCCCTGGACATTACCTGGAAGAATTACCTTACTTGGgtactggataccaagatccatctagaagcagggaatcttggagataccatCAGGGAAGAGAACAACTCATCCTCTCAAGATTGGGTGaaggccatgatctttattcgCCGCCATCTTGATGAGGCACTAAAGAGCAAGTACGtaacggttgaagatcc CTTTGTGGGGATACCATTactgaggaagatatgctggaaaaAACTTTCAGCATATTTCATACCTCTAATGTGCTCCTCCAGCAACA aagtgaatgctgcttccctcgaagtgaacgcCACATCCTCTGGTTGTGATAATCATAAACTAGGACGTGGCTACAAGCGAGGTCAGTGGAATAGGAAGGGCAAGAACCATGGAgttcagtttcacaaccaggttccgAGGCATAATTCAGGCCTGATCTTCAAAAATGtgaatcgccacaaaggcaaagctcatatAAACAATACTCCCAGGAACTCTAATAAAGCCTGCCATAGGTGTGGCGGCAATGGGCATTGGGCGTgtacttgtcgtaccccaaaacatctggtggatctGTATCAAGCCTCCTTCAAGGAGAAAGGTGTCGAGACTAATTTCCTCGACCAGGctagaccaatggatatacctgatccagtgtGCGACTTATCAGGACAACTGAACACAACTCACCTAGATGTTTCAGACTTTACTATGGAGAAGGGAAATGAAGTATACCGGTCCGATTGA
- the LOC137726850 gene encoding probable DNA helicase MCM9, with product MDSAATDEQPAHVKDLAAFLIRHHSDQLRAIALSQDPKLHYPLYVSFAELMDADPPLSHLVFSQPIEYLRFFDEAALWAHKVTLRDLDGFDKGIKKEFIHVRIDISGSPLECPETFPSIGRVRVKHRGILLTLKGTVIRSGAIKMYEGERKYMCQKCKHEFLVYPELESRNSIKLPSYCPSQRSKPCEGNKFTHLEGSITCHDYQEIKIQESTHVLGVGAIPRSIPVILKDDLVDIVKAGDGVIVTGILTAKWSPDLKDVRCDLDPILIANYIRRTNALKSEIDIPDDAIVKFKQFWSDFKDTPLKGRNAILRGICPQVFGLFTVKLAVALTLIGGVQHVDVSGTKVRGESHLLLVGDPGTGKSQFLKFAAKLSNRSVITTGLGSTSAGLTVTAVKDGGEWMLEAGALVLADGGLCCIDEFDSMREHDRATIHEAMEQQTISVAKAGLVTTLSTKTIVFGATNPKGQYDPDQSLSINTALSGPLLSRFDIVLVLLDTKNPEWDGVVSSHILSEGEPDKGNHEEDLANIWPFSMLRRYIHFVKGYFRPVLTKEAEMVISNYYQLQRRSATGNAARTTVRMLESLIRLAQAHARLMFRNEVTRLDAITAILCIESSMTTSAIVDSVGNALHSNFAENPDLEYAKQERLILEKLRSFDELPDTNSMQ from the exons ATGGACTCGGCGGCAACGGATGAACAGCCCGCTCACGTCAAAGACTTGGCGGCCTTTCTCATACGCCACCACTCAGACCAGCTTCGCGCCATCGCTCTTTCCCAAGACCCCAAGCTTCATTACCCTCTCTACGTCAG TTTTGCAGAGCTTATGGATGCCGATCCTCCGCTTTCGCATCTCGTTTTCTCTCAACCCATTGAGTACTTGCGCTTTTTCGATGAGGCCGCTCTTTGGGCTCAT AAAGTCACATTGAGGgatttggatggttttgatAAAGGGATAAAGAAGGAATTCATTCATGTCCGGATTGATATCAGTGGTTCGCCGCTCGAATGCCCTG AGACCTTTCCGAGCATTGGCCGTGTGAGAGTTAAGCATAGAGGGATTCTGCTCACCCTTAAAGGGACGGTGATTCGGTCTGGAGCAATCAAGATGtatgaaggagagaggaagtaTATGTGTCAGAAATGCAAGCAcga ATTCCTGGTTTATCCCGAACTGGAATCGAGAAACTCCATAAAACTACCATCATATTGCCCTTCTCAG AGGTCTAAGCCCTGTGAAGGCAACAAGTTCACGCATTTGGAAGGTTCTATTACATGCCATGATTATCAGGAAATCAAAATCCAGGAGAGTACACATGTATTGGGTGTTGGGGCAATTCCTCGTTCAATCCCTGTCATTTTAAAGGACGATCTTGTTGATATCGTTAAAGCTGGAG ATGGTGTTATTGTTACTGGGATATTAACTGCAAAGTGGTCTCCAGACTTAAAAGATGTGCGCTGTGACCTCGATCCTATATTAATTGCTAATTATATTAG GAGAACTAATGCGCTAAAGTCGGAAATTGATATACCTGATGATGCTATAGTGAAATTTAAGCAGTTCTGGTCAGACTTCAAGGATACCCCTTTGAAAG GGAGGAATGCCATTCTACGAGGTATTTGCCCACAAGTATTTGGACTCTTTACTGTAAAGCTTGCAG TGGCATTAACACTTATTGGAGGTGTGCAACATGTGGATGTTTCTGGGACGAAGGTTCGAGGAGAGTCTCATTTGCTTTTGGTTGGTGATCCAG GTACAGGAAAATCTCAGTTCTTGAAGTTTGCTGCAAAGTTGAGTAACCGATCTGTTATAACAACCGGATTAGGAAGCACTAGTGCTGGATTAACGGTCACTGCAGTCAAGGATGGAG GGGAATGGATGCTGGAAGCTGGAGCCCTTGTTTTGGCAGATGGAGGGCTTTGTTGTATAGATGAATTTGACAG CATGAGAGAACATGATAGGGCAACCATACATGAAGCAATGGAGCAGCAGACTATAAGTGTTGCAAAG GCTGGTCTTGTGACAACTCTCAGTACTAAAACAATCGTTTTTGGTGCAACAAATCCCAAGGGACAGTATGATCCTGATCAAT CGCTGTCAATCAATACGGCACTGTCTGGTCCCTTATTGAGCAGATTTGATATAGTCCTTGTACTCTTGGATACAAAGAATCCTGAATGGGATGGGGTTGTGTCATCTCACATTCTTTCTGAG GGAGAACCAGACAAAGGAAACCATGAGGAAGATTTAGCAAACATCTGGCCATTTTCGATGCTGCGTAG ATATATTCACTTTGTAAAAGGGTACTTCAGACCAGTCCTCACAAAAGAGGCTGAGATGGTGATCTCAAACTATTATCAACTGCAAAGAAGGTCTGCAACCGGCAATGCAG CTAGGACAACTGTGCGCATGCTTGAAAGTTTGATACGCCTAGCTCAAG CACACGCAAGACTGATGTTCAGAAATGAGGTTACACGGTTAGATGCCATAACAGCCATTTTATGCATTGAATCATCCATGACTACCTCGGCCATAGTAGACAGTGTTGGAAATGCTCTGCATTCAAATTTCGCTGAAAACCCCGATCTAGAAT ACGCCAAGCAAGAAAGGCTGATCCTTGAGAAGCTAAGATCATTCGACGAGCTCCCAGACACAAATAGCATGCAATGA
- the LOC137725559 gene encoding uncharacterized protein, whose translation MSTNDGVDGESSLRRRTSPVPSTTRLRVRPDPFLICCRCFSVLTALTAILCIVVNVFSAIQSFTDGSDVFDGIFRCYAVVVGMIVVVAETEWGFVMKFWKILDYWAGRGMLQIFVAVMTRAFPNESSTKKGLVILQNIASYMLLACGGIYFISGILCIGFLKRARQKTEISREQAVKDLEDLERRREELEQLLIEERD comes from the exons ATGTCCACAAACGATGGAGTCGACGGAGAAAGCAGCCTACGACGGAGAACATCTCCAGTTCCGAGTACAACCAGACTGAGAGTGAGACCCGACCCTTTCTTGATCTGCTGCAGATGCTTCAGCGTCCTCACAGCTCTCACCGCCATTCTCTGCATCGTCGTCAACGTCTTCTCAGCCATTCAATCTTTCACAGATGGATCTGAT GTTTTCGATGGGATATTTCGGTGTTACGCCGTCGTGGTTGGCATGATTGTGGTGGTGGCCGAGACGGAATGGGGATTCGTTATGAAGTTCTGGAAG ATATTGGACTATTGGGCTGGTAGGGGTATGCTGCAAATCTT CGTCGCGGTCATGACAAGAGCTTTTCCTAACGAATCTAGTACAAAAAAGGGGCTAGTTATTCTACAGAACATAGCAAGCTATATGCTCCTTGCTTGTGGTGGGATCTATTTTATTTCG ggAATCCTATGCATTGGCTTTCTCAAACGGGCTCGGCAGAAGACAGAAATTTCAAGGGAGCAAGCAGTAAAGGATCTTGAG GACTTGGAGCGGCGAAGGGAAGAACTTGAACAATTGCTTATTGAGGAAAGAGATTAG